GTGCTAGAAAATGATGCATCCGAAATTGTTGCTGAGGTAGATCACTCTATTGAGGAGTCCGATGCTGTTAAAGAGGATTCTCTAGAACTCACCCCAACTGACACTCAAATTGAATCAAGTGTAGAAGACCAAGAACAGAATGCTTTAAAGGACTCAGAACCTGTTTTAACATTCGGGGAAAGGTTGAGAATGAAGAAGGCAAAAGAAATAGAAGATGCCACTGTTCCTACACCAGTAGCTGATGAAATTACTGCTGAAACTGCACCAACCGAGGTATCACTATCTGAAATCAGTGAAACTGTCGAGCAAATCCCTGATGATGAAGTTCCAGAAACTGACGATGCTAGTACAGTTGCTGCTGTCGCAGAACCAGAAGATTCAGCCAAAGACGTGACCCCTAGTGTTCGTTCTAATGCTGTAGATAGTGCTCAGCAACAACCGGAAGAGATTGAAGACTTTGACGACGGTAGGATAACTATGTCCGATTTCTTAGCGAAATTGGATGCTATACCTGCAGTTGAAGATATTTACAGCTTTACCTATCCAGAGACAATAAAACCCCCATCTGATAGATTCAAGAAGAGTACAATTAAGTATACTTATCCACCAGAGTTTTTGTTACAATTTGGTGACAAGGTTAACTTCAGAATAGATAGCAAATGGAGGGATACTGTTCTTACAAAGATTGTTATCCCCCCAGGTTCCATGAAAGCACTGAAGGGTAAAGGGGGCGACAGATTTGCTGGAGCTAACTATAAGAGATCTGGATCGATGAGAATTGGTGACAGATCGAACTCTAAATCTATGTCAAAGAGAAGTAAGTCTAGAAGAATGGGCGATGACAATAAATCCAATAGGGCTTCTTACACTTCTAGAAAGGACCGTGAAGCCAAGCAAGAAGCTGAGTCTGAAAAACAACGGGAGGAAGTTGCTCCTTTGGTCCCAAGTGCAAATAGGTGGATTCCTAAGTCTAAACAAAAGAAGACAGAAAAGAAATTAGCACCAGATGGGGTAACTGAATTGTTGGATAAGGAAGAGGCTGAGAGAAAGATGAAATCTTTGTTGAATAAACTAACTTTAGAGAAATTCGGTACTATTTCAGAAGAAATTATTGGCATTGCAAACCAGTCTAAATGGGAAGAAAGTGGTGAGAGCTTGAAGGTTGTTATTGAACAAATCTTCCACAAGGCTACAGATGAACCACATTGGTCGTCTATGTATGCTCAATTATGTGGTAGAGTCGTTAAGGACCTGGACAAAGAAATCAAGGACAACGAAAATGAGGGTAAAGTTGGCCCACTATTAGTTTTGCATTATTTGTTTGACAGATGTCAGACAGAGTTCCAAAAGGGTTGGGCTGATAAACTGCCTACCAGCGAAGACGGTTCAACTATTGAAGTTGAATTAATGTCTGACGAATATTATAAGGCTGCCGCCGCAAAGAGAAGAGGCTTAGGTTTGGTCAGATTTATTGGTTTCTTGTACCGTTCTAACCTATTGACTTCCAAGATGATGTTCCAGTGTTTCCGTAGATTGATGAAGGACTTAGCAGGTAACCCATCTGAAGAAACTTTGGAGTCAGTTATCGAATTGCTAAATACCGTTGGAGAGCAATTCGAAAGAGACTTTTTGACTACGCCAAATGGAAGTACTTTAGAAGGTTCTGCTCTATTGGACCAATTGTTTGTTATGTTGGATCAAGTTATTGATGTCAGTGATATTCCTTCAAGAATTAAGTTCTCTCTATTAGATCTAAAGGACAGAAGAACCGATTCTTGGAACGGTGGTAAGAAGGATGACGGTCCAAAGACTATTGCGCAAATTCACGAGGAAGAGGCAGCAAAGAAGGCAGCCGATGAGAGAGAAAAACGAATGAGGGTTAACTCCAGATCGAGTTCAAGACATCAAAATAGTTCTATGGGTCGCAAAAGTAACTCGAGAAGAGAAGCTCCACCTCCGTCGAAAGATGATTTCATAACTATGAGATCAGCATCATTGAGGTTTTCACAACAGCAAAAGCAACCAAGAGAAGAGGCCCCAACTCAGCAAGCCTCTTCCAACATGTTTAGTGCATTGATGGGCCACGGTGAcgaagatgatgaagaagacgaagagtaaacaaaaaataaattCGACATACATTACCAAACTTCACGTTTCGCCatttaatttttttttagtttACCTACCCAGTATCTTTCTCGTGTTATCTGtgttttatttttatcgATTATTATTGAAGGGGACAACAACTGTAAATTAATCACCACATTATAAGAGATGTTTACTTTTTTCTTACCTCAAAAATCCAAATATTTTGGTTAATGGGCATACTTTTCCCGATTGTCATTCTCTAGACATACCATCTGTTGAGTTATCCTAACTTTGCAAGTCaaaaattaatatattatAAAAGAGTATAAATGTGTTTGTACTGTACAATAGGGAGTATTTGTTGACGAGAATACAGAagtatatataatttatATATCACAATGATCAACTTAAGTGTTCAGCGCATGTCTGTGAAAGTGAAGATGAGGTTGCGGTCGATTTTTCTTGTTGTACTTGTTTCTGTTTATTAAGGCCTTCCCGCCGCTTCCTCTCACGCCGTTCCTCCTTCGATTCAATTACTTCGAAATCCTCTGGTTTAGATCCATGTATCATATTTAATTCAATACTCTGATACAATTCCTTTATTTTCCTCTCGTTTTCTTCGAATTTACCAAACGTCAATGCATCCACTACAGAAATATAATCTTGGCTCACTAGCATATTGAGTTTACCAGTATTTTCGTTTAAATATCCAATAGGAATATTTAATCCCATACTAATTCTGACAGCAACAACATTATTGCTGCCAATACCACTTTCTCGAAACCCACATGACATCGCTATGTTATACAGCTTCGAAGCAACATCAAAATTCCGGCACTTCACATGCAATATAAAAGGCTCATACTTGTAGAGCACTAACCTTGTTCCTTTGCTTATTTCCCCAGAATTGGTAGCAGTATTCTTAATGAGTTCTTCACTAAGCTTGTCTGACCAGTTCAACACATCAGACTTATCATGAGTTACAAATAACCAGCGGCCTCCCAATCCCTTTCCGCCCAACTTCACATGTTCAGCATTCTTTAACTTATTACCTTCGACAAATACACTCAGCCTCCCAGAACAAGACGAACTCGTAACCATGTCATCATGAGAATTTACTAATTTTATGATGGGAAGACATAACTCATCAATGCTACCTTTAGGAGACAAATCGCCTAAACCAGAGTTAATTTTTCGTAAAATAGATTCCTTCTTCTGATTAAAACCGTCCTGTGACATCCTTACTTACCAAATCTTCGAGTTTATGCATCTCAAACCAGCGAGCATCAAACAATTTCAACGTTAGGAATTTTTCACTCTGTATTACGTACGGTAAGCATATTAAGTAAACATAGTCAATACCTAAAACATAATTAAAATATGCAAAAACCGTGTTATAATCAGGTTAATTAACTGCCAAGAGTCATTAATCTTCACTATGATCTAAATAAAGAACCGTTAGCTAAAATGACTTTACATACCGTAATAACATGATAACATTAAATTATACGAGGTGTATGGGTGGATTTACATTTGATGGCATTGAAGTGCTTACTGTCGAGTTCATTTTAGTGCTCATTACAACACTTAACAACACAACCATTAAAGAACACATATTGTGACTTAAGTTAAACCAATATGAATGAATTAGATTCAAAAGCGACCATCCTATTGATGGGTCTGAGAAGGTATGTTAATTATGGTTGATTACAAGCCAATATTTGTATACAGATACCCAATATGAGGCGTTTTAGCTAACATTTACTGATAAAAGAGGCGGAAAGTCGTCAATATGTAAAGTGGTGTTTCATAACATGCAGCCATTGGATACATTATACTTGGAGTCAACTACAAATCCAACTTCAGAACATTTTTCTACTTTAATCGATTTAGGAGTAATGGAGTTACCAGGACAGTTAAATTACTTTGAACCCAGTTACGAATCAGAAGCTCTATTTAAGAATGTTGGTGCACTGGTTTACGTTATTGATGCACAGGATGAATATCTTAATGCCTTGACTAACCTAGCGATGATAATTGAATATGCATATAAGGTTAATACGAAGATAAATTTTGAGGTACTAATTCACAAGGTAGATAGTTTGAGTGAGGACTTTAAATTGGATACACAGCGTGATATTATGCAGCGTACAGGAGATGAGTTATTTGATTTGGGTTTGGAAGGTGTACAAGTATCATTCCATTTGACCAGTATTTTTGATCATTCAATTTATGAGGCTTTTTCAAGAATAGTTCAAAAGCTTATTTCTGAGCTACCATTTTTAGAGAACATGTTGGACAATCTCGTACAGCATTCCAAAATGGAAAAGTGCTTCCTCTTTGACATAAACTCTAAAATATATGTGGCCACGGATTCATCTCCGGTCGACATTCGCACTTATGAAGTCTGCGCTGAATTTGTTGACGTAACCATAGATTTGCAAAACCTTTATAAAGACCAGAATGAAGACCGTCAAATGAAAAGTGTTTCCATCTTGGGGAATGGTGTAGTAATATATCTGCGACAGATGATTCGAAGTTTAGCACTCGTTGCACTTATAAGACCAACAAACTCCTCAACATCCCCTGCAAACTATGATACTTCCATTGAATCATGTCTCACTGTCATGGACTATAACATAGATATTTTCAAAAAGGGATTAGAGATGGTGTGGGCGCACGCCAAAGTTCCCGGCACTGAAATGGACCACCGTCCACAGGAACATTATAAGCCGGCAACAACATTTTGATAAATCTAGTTATTACTAGATGCCAGGCACTCCAAAAAGCAACAATAGCGACAATAATTCCTTGTATAGTGAATTGTACTCAATATCGAATACACTATAGAGATGTCGTACCATTGTGGTATGTGTGACTCGGCCTTATACCGCAGTGTTCAAGTTACCAAAAGTACTTAAATTTGGGATCAAATATCCACCCTTTTAATAGAAATCAGCACACTTAAAATGGGCTTTTACAGTAAGAAAAGTCTGAAGAACAACATGCAGATAAGTTTTGTTCAAGCAACATGTTATTGGTAACCGAGAGTTTACTCACCTGTGCTTGACGTAGACACATTTACTGGTTAGAATCCTTTCATAATCATCCGTTTTATTGTGCAGTTATATTTATAATAACTTTTGAATATATGAACAATGACAAAAGCAGTTAACGTATTATATCAGGTATATACATATTGAGCAGACTTTAGGTTGCTCTGCTGTCTTTTCACTTTTTTAAATTTGGTTATTCTAATTGGAGGATGTAAAATCCATCATATAGAACTTCCCAAACAGTAAGGGATTTTCAACATCGACATCACGCAGTTGCAGCTTATAGTTTAGGATGTGATGCGCGTTAAAAGCGAAAAGCTATTAGAATTTATACTGAGCGCAAGGTCAAATAGAGCTTTCCATAAAATGATAACTCTTATGCAATTACCTTTGCATTGCCAttgtaatatatattaaaatttaAAATACCCACTATTGCAAAGGAACTGGAGGCTTTACAAGATCCATACACGATCCATACACGCAGTGTATTATTGCTTCAACCTCAGCTATAAACACAGCGAAAAAGCCGAGATAGTCAAATGACAAAACCGATTATATAATTACTGGAAGCCAAATATGGAATCTAAATAGCTTCTTAACACCAAAGCTATATATAATACAACATGTATTGCAATAAATTGCTTGTATAATAGTCAGTAAATTGACTCTAGCTGGAAATTTAATCTATTAAATAAAGCGGTTCTTATTCACGTACATTATGTTTTCATTACACAAAAATACTGTATAAAACAATTTTCTTATTAATGTGTGGAGATGCAAGTTCTAGTTGAATTTTAGTTATACTAATTGGAAGCCTTCAGCATCTCTCTTTAACTCGCCAATAAACTCCAAGAACTTCCCTATGTTAACATCGATACCATACTTGTATACAAAGGTGCTCGATAGGTAACTCGACAACAAAGCCTTTAGGTACTGTACAGGAATATTCTCCAATACAGCCTTTGACCCTGCCACATCAACTAGCAACTTAGGGATAATTTTGTTCAATAATAAATAGTTTCTCAAAGCTAAATCATTCAGCCATAATTCCTCAGAGTTTATCAAATCGTCATTTAATTTATTGATCGTTTGAGACAATAGGTTTGACAATTCTGAAATTGGCTCCTTTCTCTCTTGATTTAACGACCATAGTCTTTCAAATTCAAGAATAGCGTTACGTTTGATCTTTTCTTGAATCTCTTCAACGTATGCTTCGTACAATGGTGTTCTCTTTCCATCCACCTCAACGAACTTGGCTAAAAAGTCTTCATCATTTAACGCTAATGATGCTAGGACTTCCATTGATGAGGAAGTGACACCTCCCTTATTTGCGGAAGCATCCTTGATTAAGATACATCCACGCTTTTCCAAAGCGACTTTAGCAGGTTGAGAAATGAATAAGTTCGCACCTTCAACAATGTAAGGGATCTTGCATTTACCGGTTTTTTCAATGTAGTAATGCAAACTATTGGTATCTATTGATGCTGGTCTACCACCACATGGAACAAACAAGTCGATATGGTCAACAAATTTGAAGATTTCCATGTGGAACCTGTTTCTAAAAGTAGTACCATTTGACACTATTGTGCCGTTTGGCAACATGACATCCGTCTCATCAACAGAAACAAAGAATCCGCTACCACTTAATTTAGATCTGTCAAACTTGGAAATCGTTTTTCTTTCATGAGCCAACTTGCGCAATTCCTCTTTGTTGATACCACGGTTATCACACAACACACCAGATCCATCCACAATTGCAACATAGTTTTCATTCTCTGTCGAGAGTAAGATCTCATTGGATCCCAAGTCACCGTCAGGACCACCTGTTTGGAATTTGTTCATTTTCGTTGTAGTAAGGTTTAGGGTCTCATACAACTTGTTAACATAAGAACGAACACTTATAGATGTCATACCATATTCATCATGAGGTATTCCACCTAAGTCTGCAGTCTTACCTGTTAAAAATGACTTCCACCAAGGACAACCACGCTTACGAGCATGATTCGTTGCCCAATTGACAAACCCAGCCGTGCCCTCATCAGGACCAAAGAACAAAATCTCTTGGTGCCCGAATAAATCGACGtacttctccttcttgGGATCTTGGATCAAGATATCAATAATTGCATCAACGTATTGAGAAAATGCAACAAAAGTGTCTGTTTGGGTCGTCAGACCTTGGTTCATCAACACAACACCCTTTGAACCACCCTCGGGTATGTCCTTATTTTTAGATTGCTGCGTAGACGCAAGGCCATAgttttcatcaacaacCATCTTGGAATTGATATCGTATTGATCCTGACTTCTCGAACAGACTATTCTTATACCACCACGGGCAATATCACGGAATCTGATATGGAAACCC
This window of the Eremothecium sinecaudum strain ATCC 58844 chromosome VII, complete sequence genome carries:
- the GTR2 gene encoding Gtr2p (Syntenic homolog of Ashbya gossypii AGL046C; Syntenic homolog of Saccharomyces cerevisiae YGR163W (GTR2); 1-intron in Ashbya gossypii), with product MNELDSKATILLMGLRRGGKSSICKVVFHNMQPLDTLYLESTTNPTSEHFSTLIDLGVMELPGQLNYFEPSYESEALFKNVGALVYVIDAQDEYLNALTNLAMIIEYAYKVNTKINFEVLIHKVDSLSEDFKLDTQRDIMQRTGDELFDLGLEGVQVSFHLTSIFDHSIYEAFSRIVQKLISELPFLENMLDNLVQHSKMEKCFLFDINSKIYVATDSSPVDIRTYEVCAEFVDVTIDLQNLYKDQNEDRQMKSVSILGNGVVIYLRQMIRSLALVALIRPTNSSTSPANYDTSIESCLTVMDYNIDIFKKGLEMVWAHAKVPGTEMDHRPQEHYKPATTF
- a CDS encoding HGL039Wp (Syntenic homolog of Ashbya gossypii AGL044C; Syntenic homolog of Saccharomyces cerevisiae YGL049C (TIF4632) and YGR162W (TIF4631)); translated protein: MSESVPDQEQQQQLLQQQLQQSQQQGQQQQPQPQPQPQPQPQPQPRHYQNKQNGNRTQFHKNGSNIQGGRLPPQKHYQNQRSYQGKGHNKNARNQRADYGNMQNIPSYMQYYPSPVASGFPNPGPGGFYGYSPTPYYPPATIGYDGTIPPAMMSPKFKVSQDTSESSTPSSATTTPVAKKIEITNKSGVHVDLSAIHLAQHATEATPLTTAGATIAALNEGSSTTGEENKSDENTKKAQLDFLAEVKRRKEMLAKKKAVDDIDDTISEDTLGVQSKDADPIAPSQDGSTAQEAETEAEMEAESEVITEISTEEIVVETEPEEVLENDASEIVAEVDHSIEESDAVKEDSLELTPTDTQIESSVEDQEQNALKDSEPVLTFGERLRMKKAKEIEDATVPTPVADEITAETAPTEVSLSEISETVEQIPDDEVPETDDASTVAAVAEPEDSAKDVTPSVRSNAVDSAQQQPEEIEDFDDGRITMSDFLAKLDAIPAVEDIYSFTYPETIKPPSDRFKKSTIKYTYPPEFLLQFGDKVNFRIDSKWRDTVLTKIVIPPGSMKALKGKGGDRFAGANYKRSGSMRIGDRSNSKSMSKRSKSRRMGDDNKSNRASYTSRKDREAKQEAESEKQREEVAPLVPSANRWIPKSKQKKTEKKLAPDGVTELLDKEEAERKMKSLLNKLTLEKFGTISEEIIGIANQSKWEESGESLKVVIEQIFHKATDEPHWSSMYAQLCGRVVKDLDKEIKDNENEGKVGPLLVLHYLFDRCQTEFQKGWADKLPTSEDGSTIEVELMSDEYYKAAAAKRRGLGLVRFIGFLYRSNLLTSKMMFQCFRRLMKDLAGNPSEETLESVIELLNTVGEQFERDFLTTPNGSTLEGSALLDQLFVMLDQVIDVSDIPSRIKFSLLDLKDRRTDSWNGGKKDDGPKTIAQIHEEEAAKKAADEREKRMRVNSRSSSRHQNSSMGRKSNSRREAPPPSKDDFITMRSASLRFSQQQKQPREEAPTQQASSNMFSALMGHGDEDDEEDEE
- the TYW3 gene encoding tRNA methyltransferase TYW3 (Syntenic homolog of Ashbya gossypii AGL045W; Syntenic homolog of Saccharomyces cerevisiae YGL050W (TYW3)), which encodes MSQDGFNQKKESILRKINSGLGDLSPKGSIDELCLPIIKLVNSHDDMVTSSSCSGRLSVFVEGNKLKNAEHVKLGGKGLGGRWLFVTHDKSDVLNWSDKLSEELIKNTATNSGEISKGTRLVLYKYEPFILHVKCRNFDVASKLYNIAMSCGFRESGIGSNNVVAVRISMGLNIPIGYLNENTGKLNMLVSQDYISVVDALTFGKFEENERKIKELYQSIELNMIHGSKPEDFEVIESKEERRERKRREGLNKQKQVQQEKSTATSSSLSQTCAEHLS
- the GDH2 gene encoding glutamate dehydrogenase (NAD(+)) (Syntenic homolog of Ashbya gossypii AGL040C; Non-syntenic homolog of Saccharomyces cerevisiae YDL215C (GDH2)) → MKATKDSSKQEAKLQQQENLKFPDIASLSISSFSDYHSVSFSGKDVQKEEVIDVLDQQGFIPETLMEQEVDWFYESLGIDDLFFSKESSSSIANIIHTLYAAKVESFAKMRIEGDVDTAASVFTIKKKVVADNHAVFIETGDDLDNEIDAKHLDNSAKSYRLVSYFGDNNLKLVFLYETKYPEKTKQLDAETLIKGEIDPISDVIMSEVTSAENRKLYGQLIHLVSEREGPVIKTFNSIANRDEVRLIVAFRKNTTKSYYSAVTSLLHYYHLKPSKIFIETFANDVVVYSIYLNQSDQQEDVHNLALSIQQVEREASLLYAIPNNFFDDLYRLRQFSPQEAIYAHCGSIFVNHFINRLGSDYHMLVKHLGANQNDTLLLDVLNNLKKKLRNETFTQQIITNVLHKYKEIVSKLYKNFAQIHYITPQSSRLEKTLSYQRMSKLEPFKDDTEFELYLTKFIPNDSPDLLILKTLKLFNESILKTNFFITRKVAISFRLNPSLIMPVAEYSETPYGIFFVVGSTFKGFHIRFRDIARGGIRIVCSRSQDQYDINSKMVVDENYGLASTQQSKNKDIPEGGSKGVVLMNQGLTTQTDTFVAFSQYVDAIIDILIQDPKKEKYVDLFGHQEILFFGPDEGTAGFVNWATNHARKRGCPWWKSFLTGKTADLGGIPHDEYGMTSISVRSYVNKLYETLNLTTTKMNKFQTGGPDGDLGSNEILLSTENENYVAIVDGSGVLCDNRGINKEELRKLAHERKTISKFDRSKLSGSGFFVSVDETDVMLPNGTIVSNGTTFRNRFHMEIFKFVDHIDLFVPCGGRPASIDTNSLHYYIEKTGKCKIPYIVEGANLFISQPAKVALEKRGCILIKDASANKGGVTSSSMEVLASLALNDEDFLAKFVEVDGKRTPLYEAYVEEIQEKIKRNAILEFERLWSLNQERKEPISELSNLLSQTINKLNDDLINSEELWLNDLALRNYLLLNKIIPKLLVDVAGSKAVLENIPVQYLKALLSSYLSSTFVYKYGIDVNIGKFLEFIGELKRDAEGFQLV